The Pseudomonas triclosanedens genome has a window encoding:
- a CDS encoding ABC transporter substrate-binding protein, with protein sequence MSAIRCLLAVLFAFGLCAQTLAADCPYPKPVVFAGLNWESGMFTTEVLRFILEKGYGCKTDAVPGNTVTMENALRQNDIQVTGEQWAGRSTVWQQAEKAGEVFSVGETVKGASEGWWVPDYVVHGDARRGIAAAAPGLKSVSDLPKYKALFRDDEEPDKGRFYNCPTGWTCEIVNTQKLKAYGLDGSYVNFRTGAGPALDAAISSAIAQGRPVLFYYWAPTPLLGRFKLVQLEEPPFDEAAWQTLTDPNNPNPKGSRSLPAKISIGVSRDFHDRAPQLVQVFEKVELPLPMFNALLANMAQHHLDVSKVREQFFRQHRELWSTWVSADAAGRIDAALK encoded by the coding sequence ATGTCCGCCATCCGCTGCCTGTTGGCCGTGCTGTTCGCATTCGGTCTGTGCGCCCAGACCCTTGCCGCCGATTGTCCCTATCCGAAGCCGGTAGTGTTCGCCGGGCTGAACTGGGAAAGCGGGATGTTCACTACCGAGGTGCTGCGCTTCATTCTGGAAAAGGGCTATGGCTGCAAGACCGACGCGGTGCCAGGCAACACTGTGACGATGGAGAATGCGCTGAGGCAGAACGACATCCAGGTCACCGGCGAACAGTGGGCTGGGCGCAGCACCGTGTGGCAGCAGGCCGAGAAGGCCGGCGAGGTGTTCTCCGTGGGCGAGACGGTGAAGGGTGCCAGCGAAGGCTGGTGGGTGCCGGACTACGTGGTGCATGGCGATGCCAGGCGTGGCATCGCGGCCGCCGCTCCAGGCTTGAAGTCGGTGAGCGACCTGCCGAAGTACAAGGCGCTGTTCCGCGACGACGAGGAGCCGGACAAGGGCCGCTTCTACAACTGCCCCACGGGCTGGACCTGCGAGATCGTCAACACGCAGAAGCTCAAGGCCTACGGCCTGGACGGCAGCTACGTGAACTTCCGCACCGGTGCCGGCCCGGCGCTGGATGCGGCGATCAGCTCGGCCATCGCCCAGGGCAGGCCGGTGCTCTTCTATTACTGGGCGCCGACTCCGCTGCTCGGGCGCTTCAAGCTGGTGCAACTGGAGGAGCCACCGTTCGACGAGGCGGCCTGGCAGACCCTGACCGACCCGAACAACCCGAATCCCAAGGGCTCGCGCTCGCTGCCGGCGAAGATCAGCATCGGCGTGTCGCGGGACTTCCACGACAGGGCGCCACAGCTGGTGCAGGTGTTCGAGAAAGTCGAGCTGCCGCTGCCGATGTTCAACGCGCTGCTGGCGAACATGGCCCAGCACCATCTGGATGTGTCCAAGGTGCGCGAGCAGTTCTTCCGTCAGCACCGGGAGCTGTGGTCGACATGGGTGTCCGCGGATGCGGCGGGGCGGATCGACGCGGCCTTGAAGTGA
- the hutU gene encoding urocanate hydratase: MTKFRDVEIRAPRGTQLNAKSWLTEAPLRMLMNNLDPEVAENPKELVVYGGIGRAARNWECYDRIVATLKELNDDETLLVQSGKPVGVFKTHANAPRVLIANSNLVPHWATWEHFNELDAKGLAMYGQMTAGSWIYIGSQGIVQGTYETFVEAGRQHYDGNLKGRWVLTAGLGGMGGAQPLAATLAGACSLNIECQQSRIDFRLKTRYVDEQATDLDDALARIARYTGEGKAISIALYGNAAEILPELVRRGVRPDMVTDQTSAHDPLNGYLPAGWTWEQYRDRAQTEPAAVVKAAKQSMAVHVQAMLDFQKQGVPTFDYGNNIRQMAKEEGVANAFDFPGFVPAYIRPLFCRGIGPFRWAALSGDAEDIYKTDAKVKELIPGDAHLHRWLDMARERISFQGLPARICWVGLGQRARLGLAFNEMVRSGELKAPIVIGRDHLDSGSVSSPNRETEAMQDGSDAVSDWPLLNALLNTASGATWVSLHHGGGVGMGFSQHSGMVIVCDGTDEAAARIARVLTNDPGTGVMRHADAGYQIAIDCAREQGLNLPMITGR; the protein is encoded by the coding sequence GTGACCAAATTCCGCGACGTCGAAATCCGTGCCCCGCGCGGCACTCAATTGAACGCCAAGAGCTGGCTGACCGAAGCTCCGCTGCGCATGCTGATGAACAACCTCGACCCGGAAGTCGCGGAGAATCCGAAGGAGTTGGTGGTGTACGGCGGCATCGGCCGCGCCGCGCGCAACTGGGAGTGCTATGACAGGATCGTTGCCACCCTGAAGGAGCTGAACGACGACGAGACCCTCCTGGTGCAGTCCGGCAAGCCGGTCGGCGTGTTCAAGACCCACGCCAACGCCCCGCGCGTGTTGATCGCCAACTCCAATCTGGTGCCGCACTGGGCGACCTGGGAGCACTTCAACGAGCTGGATGCCAAGGGCCTGGCGATGTACGGGCAGATGACCGCAGGCTCGTGGATCTACATTGGCAGCCAGGGGATCGTCCAGGGCACATACGAAACCTTCGTCGAAGCCGGTCGCCAGCACTACGACGGCAATCTCAAGGGGCGTTGGGTCCTCACCGCCGGCCTGGGCGGCATGGGGGGTGCCCAGCCATTGGCGGCGACCCTGGCCGGCGCCTGCTCGCTGAACATCGAGTGCCAGCAGAGCCGCATCGACTTCCGCCTCAAGACCCGCTATGTCGACGAGCAGGCCACTGACCTCGACGACGCCCTGGCGCGCATCGCCCGCTACACCGGCGAGGGCAAGGCAATCTCGATTGCCCTGTATGGCAACGCCGCCGAGATTCTCCCGGAGCTGGTGCGCCGTGGCGTGCGCCCGGATATGGTCACCGACCAGACCTCAGCCCACGACCCGCTCAACGGCTACCTGCCGGCCGGCTGGACCTGGGAACAGTACCGCGACCGCGCGCAGACCGAACCGGCGGCAGTGGTCAAGGCCGCCAAACAGTCGATGGCAGTCCACGTGCAGGCCATGCTCGACTTCCAGAAGCAGGGTGTGCCGACCTTCGACTATGGCAACAACATCCGCCAGATGGCCAAGGAAGAGGGCGTGGCCAACGCCTTCGACTTCCCCGGCTTCGTCCCGGCCTACATCCGTCCGCTGTTTTGCCGTGGCATCGGCCCGTTCCGCTGGGCTGCGCTGTCGGGCGATGCCGAGGACATCTACAAGACCGACGCGAAGGTCAAGGAGCTGATCCCTGGCGATGCGCACCTGCACCGCTGGTTGGACATGGCCAGGGAGCGCATCAGCTTCCAGGGCCTGCCGGCGCGCATCTGCTGGGTCGGCCTGGGCCAGCGCGCCAGGCTGGGCCTGGCGTTCAACGAGATGGTCCGCAGCGGCGAGTTGAAGGCGCCGATCGTGATTGGCCGCGACCACCTGGATTCCGGCTCGGTCTCCAGCCCGAACCGAGAGACCGAGGCCATGCAGGACGGCTCCGACGCCGTGTCCGACTGGCCGCTGCTCAACGCCCTGCTCAACACCGCCAGCGGCGCCACCTGGGTTTCGCTGCACCACGGCGGCGGAGTGGGCATGGGCTTCTCCCAGCATTCGGGGATGGTGATCGTCTGCGATGGCACCGACGAAGCCGCCGCGCGCATCGCCCGCGTGCTGACCAACGACCCGGGGACTGGCGTGATGCGCCACGCGGATGCCGGTTACCAGATCGCCATCGACTGCGCCAGGGAGCAGGGCCTGAACCTGCCGATGATCACCGGCAGGTAG